In a genomic window of Bradyrhizobium sp. LLZ17:
- a CDS encoding aa3-type cytochrome c oxidase subunit IV, translating into MADHSDVAYTTADGNDYVAHEQTYEGFIKLVKYGTASVALIVILMAIFLT; encoded by the coding sequence ATGGCTGACCATAGCGACGTGGCCTATACCACCGCCGACGGCAACGACTACGTTGCCCACGAGCAGACCTATGAGGGCTTCATCAAGCTCGTGAAGTACGGCACGGCTTCGGTCGCGCTCATCGTGATCCTGATGGCGATCTTCCTGACCTGA